Proteins encoded together in one Mugil cephalus isolate CIBA_MC_2020 chromosome 16, CIBA_Mcephalus_1.1, whole genome shotgun sequence window:
- the LOC125022158 gene encoding alanyl-tRNA editing protein Aarsd1-like has protein sequence MNKPKIARPDESQPAQALWYDRKKYVTVTFLVHKPKDVQVDFQPDKMILYCKNDTDDVIYNELHFYEKIYISDSREKVFDRTINVLLRKVKPDYAWPRLQKDPAKPSWISVDFDNWRDWEHEEDEGKEEYDRYVDMIQEMASSNKGEAPDMGDLSDFVTSVISCCPAELKHEVNGKKETLKGFNVKLQDTILFPEGGGQPDDHGLIGDVPVLRVTRQGPEAVHFVASALDVGQEVQLKVDWERRFDHMQQHSGQHLITALADTMFGYKTTSWELGRQRSTIELDTPSVKPAQLQELEEVVNAKIRAQVPVTVQLLSLDDPAVEKVRSRGLPDDHAGPVRIIDIEGVDANMCCGTHVSNLSHLQVIKLLGTEKGKKNKTNLIFLAGNRVLKYAEKSYSTERSLVSLLKTGPDEHVEAVDKLQKSVKLLQKTNLSLLRDMAVLVAQNFKNDPQRGNFFTLHKKEGDNEFMNIIANEINTEETLVFLTVGEEKGPGLFLLAGPSGPVTELGPRVLELLQGKGAGKNGRFQGKANSLARRGEVEALLQQHCKHHTTDEE, from the exons atgaacaaaccTAAAATTGCCAGACCGGACGAGAG tcagCCTGCACAAGCACTGTGGTATGACAGAAAGAAATATGTCACCGTTACCTTCTTGGTTCACAAACCTAAAGATGTTCAAGTGGACTTCCAGCCAGACAAAATGATTTTATA CTGCAAAAACGACACAGATGACGTGATCTACAATGAGCTGCACTTCTACGAAAAAATCTATATCAGT GACTCCAGAGAAAAAGTCTTTGACCGCACCATCAATGTCTTGCTGAGGAAGGTGAAGCCTGATTATGCATGGCCTCGTCTCCAGAAGGATCCAGCGAAG CCCAGTTGGATTTCTGTGGACTTTGACAACTGGAGGGACTGGGAgcatgaagaagatgaaggaaaggAAGAGTACGACAGATACGTAGAT atgaTCCAAGAAATGGCTAGCAGTAACAAAGGAGAAGCACCAGATATGGGGGATCTCAGTGAT TTTGTTACCTCTGTGATATCCTGCTGCCCAGCCGAGCTGAAACATGAAGtcaatggaaagaaagaaactctgaAAGGATTCAACGTGAAGCTCCAAGACACCATCTTGTTTCCCGAGGGAGGAGGCCAA CCGGACGACCACGGTCTGATCGGAGATGTCCCAGTTTTGAGGGTGACGAGGCAGGGTCCAGAGGCCGTGCATtttgtggcctcagctctggaCGTGGGTCAGGAGGTGCAGTTGAAGGTGGACTGGGAGAGGAGGTTTGATCATATGCAGCAACACTCAG gtCAGCATTTGATCACAGCTTTAGCCGACACGATGTTTGGATACAAGACCACATCCTG GGAACTGGGGCGTCAGAGAAGCACCATTGAGCTTGACACTCCCTCTGTGAAACCTGCAcagctgcaggagctggaaGAAGTTGTAAATGCGAAGATCAGAGCTCAAGTTCCTGTGACTGTTCAGCTTCTCTCTTTAGATGACCCTGCTGTGGAAAAG GTGAGGAGTCGAGGGCTGCCAGACGACCATGCAGGGCCCGTTCGGATCATAGATATAGAGGGTGTCGATGCCAACATGTGCTGCGGAACCCATGTGTCCAACCTCAGCCACTTACAG GTAATAAAGCTATTGGGAACtgagaagggaaagaaaaacaaaaccaacctCATCTTCCTGGCAGGAAACAGAGTTCTGAAATACGCGGAAAAAAGCTACAGCACAGAGCGTTCCTTAGTGTCTCTTCTGAA GACTGGACCCGATGAGCACGTCGAGGCAGTTGACAAGTTGCAGAAGTCTGTGAAGCTGCTACAGAAA ACTAACCTGAGCCTGCTTCGAGACATGGCTGTCTTAGTCGCTCAGAACTTTAAGAATGACCCCCAGAGAGGCAACTTCTTCACCCTGCACAA aaAAGAGGGCGACAATGAGTTCATGAACATCATAGCcaatgaaataaacactgaG GAAACTTTGGTTTTCCTGACTGTTGGGGAGGAAAAAGGACCAGGTTTGTTTCTGCTGGCTGGACCCAGTGGACCAGTGACGGAGCTAGGACCACG CGTGTTAGAGTTGCTCCAGGGGAAGGGGGCTGGGAAGAACGGACGTTTCCAAGGCAAAGCCAATAGCCTGGCACGTAGAGGAGAGGTGGAGGCCTTATTGCAGCAGCACTGCAAACATCACACCACAGATGAAGAATAA
- the si:ch211-131k2.2 gene encoding uncharacterized protein si:ch211-131k2.2 has translation MDNWKIQLAVVTFCALVQTYEGLSCCAEEERGLSKDFQDESVESGLTNRAVGLMKRSKSLRFYGLMGKRSGPKRPFKVNRRNKGEMFVGLMGRSIASDEPLTRVIPSATTTAIHVSEKPYKQGSPVEWIQIMY, from the exons ATGGATAACTGGAAGATCCAGCTCGCCGTTGTGACTTTTTGTGCTCTGGTGCAAACCTATGAGGGACTGTCCTGCTGtgcagaagaggagaggggactTTCTAAAGACTTTCAG gaTGAGTCCGTGGAGAGCGGTCTGACCAACCGTGCAGTCGGTCTGATGAAAAGATCGAAATCCCTTCGCTTCTACGGGCTCATGGGGAAACGCTCAG GACCAAAGAGACCATTTAAAGTAAACAGAC gaaataaaggagaaaTGTTCGTGGGCCTAATGGGGAGAAGCATTGCAAGTGACG AACCTTTAACCAGAGTGATCCCATCCGCAACAACCACCGCGATCCATGTTTCAGAGAAACCATACAAGCAAG GTTCACCAGTGGAATGGATCCAAATCATGTATTGA
- the kat7b gene encoding histone acetyltransferase KAT7 — protein sequence MPRRRQRHMVGSGSDGTEDSDSSAEREQTNSSESDGNVTKRQRLTRASTRLSQSSQDTPDLKRAADHDESPPLTPTGNAPSSESELDISSPNASHDESQAKDQASRDSDKDLSHRPKRRRCHETYNFNMKCPTPGCNSLGHLTGKHERHFAVSGCPLYHNLSADECKVKAISREKQEEEVKTQEESNSRHATRHQTPTPKQSKYKEQVAEMRKGRNSGLQKEQKEKHMEHRQAHANTREPLLENITSDYDLELFRKAQARASEDLEKLRIQGQITEGSNMIKTILFGRYELDTWYHSPYPEEYARLGRLYVCEFCLKYMKSQTILRRHMAKCVWKHPPGDEVYRKGSISVFEVDGKKNKIYCQNLCLLAKLFLDHKTLYYDVEPFLFYVMTEADNTGCHLVGYFSKEKNSFLNYNVSCILTMPQYMRQGFGKMLIDFSYLLSKVEEKVGSPERPLSDLGLISYRSYWKEVLLRYMYNFQGKEISIKEISQETAVNPVDIVSTLQSLQMLKYWKGKHLVLKRQDLIDEWKAKEIKRGNSNKTIDPSSLKWTPPKGT from the exons ATGCCTCGTAGACGACAG AGACACATGGTTGGGAGTGGTTCAGATGGAACTGAAGACTCAGACTCCTCTGCCGAAAGGGAACAGACCAATAGTTCAGAAAGCGATGGCAACGTGACAAAGAGACAGCGCCTCACCAGAGCCTCTACTCGCCTTAGCCAAAGCTCTCAGG ATACCCCAGACTTGAAGCGAGCGGCAGATCACGACGAGTCTCCGCCACTGACGCCCACGGGTAATGCACCCTCCTCCGAATCTGAGCTGGACATCTCCAGCCCCAATGCCTCTCACGATGAGAGCCAGGCCAAAGATCAAGCCAGCAGAGACTCAGATAAGGACCTTTCCCATCGCCCAAAACGCCGCCGCTGTCACGAAACCTACAACTTCAACATGAAATGTCCGACCCCAGGGTGTAATTCTCTTG GTCACCTCACAGGGAAACATGAACGTCACTTTGCTGTATCGGGTTGCCCTCTTTACCACAATCTTTCAGCTGATGAGTGCAAA GTGAAAGCCATCAGCCGGgagaaacaagaggaggaggtgaagacacAGGAGGAAAGCAATTCACGCCATGCAACTCGTCACCAG ACACCAACTCCAAAACAGAGCAAATACAAAGAGCAAGTGGCGGAGATGAGGAAGGGCCGTAACTCTGGCCTACAgaaggagcagaaagaaaagcacatg GAGCATCGGCAGGCGCACGCCAACACCAGAGAGCCCCTGCTGGAGAACATCACCAGTGACTATGACCTGGAGCTGTTCAGGAAAGCTCAGGCCCGTGCTTCTGAAGACCTG GAGAAGCTACGTATCCAGGGCCAGATCACTGAAGGCAGCAACATGATTAAGACCATCCTGTTCGGCCGCTACGAGTTAGACACCTGGTATCATTCGCCATATCCGGAGGAGTATGCACGACTGGGTCGTCTCTACGTCTGCGAGTTCTGCCTCAAGTACATGAAGAGCCAGACCATCCTCAGGCGGCACATG gCTAAGTGTGTGTGGAAGCATCCCCCAGGAGACGAGGTGTACAGAAAGGGATCTATATCTGTATTTGAAGTTGATGGCAAAAAGAATAAG ATCTACTGCCAAAACCTGTGTTTACTTGCCAAGCTTTTCCTGGACCACAAAACGCTTTACTACGACGTGGAGCCTTTCCTCTTCTATGTCATGACCGAGGCTGACAACACCGGTTGCCATTTAGTGGGATATTTTTCcaag GAGAAAAATTCCTTCCTGAACTACAACGTGTCCTGTATCCTGACGATGCCACAGTACATGAGACAGGGCTTTGGCAAGATGCTCATTGACTTCA GTTACCTGCTGTCgaaagtggaggagaaggtgggCTCACCGGAGAGACCTCTGTCTGACCTGGGCCTTATCAGTTACCGCAGCTACTGGAAGGAAGTGTTACTCAGATACATGTACAACTTTCAAGGCAAGGAGATCTCCATCAAAG AGATCAGTCAGGAAACGGCCGTCAACCCGGTGGACATAGTGAGCACGCTGCAGTCTCTTCAGATGCTGAAGTATTGGAAGGGAAAGCACTTAGTACTGAAGCGGCAG GACCTGATTGATGAGTGGAAAGCGAAGGAGATCAAGCGaggcaacagcaacaaaacgaTCGACCCGAGCTCACTGAAGTGGACCCCTCCCAAAGGGACATAA